A genomic stretch from Candidatus Hydrogenedentota bacterium includes:
- a CDS encoding DUF1559 domain-containing protein, producing MSLKRGFTLIELLVVIAIIAILAAILLPALARAREAARRASCQNNLKQMGIVCKMYSGESAGEKFPPVHATEPWFLAGLNFPGAADGSCDEDDTPEVTVSGPSVYPEYLTDWNVLKCPSDPDVNIQLVGDTDDDDAVDPGALCGAYTGMASNHDESYVYTGYIFDLWDGDDLIIAAPIDVGNGTPQVPAQVAEAIIALATPLTTTAAVTPAQAQTILAQKDNDLTVTALRGNAYSNQVRRIREGVERFLITDINNPGGSAQAQSEVETMWDHINISPTGSGEFNHVPGGSNILFMDGHVEFKKYERNGKGPINEFWANAVFWFAG from the coding sequence ATGAGCTTGAAACGCGGTTTCACGCTGATTGAATTGCTGGTGGTGATCGCCATCATTGCAATTCTCGCGGCGATTCTGCTGCCGGCCCTCGCGCGAGCGCGCGAAGCGGCCCGGCGCGCAAGTTGCCAAAATAACCTGAAACAGATGGGAATTGTCTGCAAGATGTACTCGGGGGAGAGCGCCGGCGAAAAGTTCCCGCCGGTGCACGCCACCGAGCCGTGGTTCTTGGCCGGCCTCAACTTCCCCGGAGCGGCCGATGGATCGTGTGACGAGGACGACACGCCGGAAGTCACTGTGTCGGGCCCGTCGGTATATCCCGAGTACCTGACGGACTGGAACGTGCTCAAGTGTCCGTCAGACCCCGACGTGAACATCCAGCTTGTCGGTGACACTGATGATGATGACGCGGTGGACCCGGGTGCATTGTGCGGTGCGTACACCGGTATGGCCTCCAATCACGACGAGAGCTATGTGTACACCGGTTACATTTTCGACCTGTGGGACGGAGACGATCTGATCATCGCCGCCCCGATTGACGTCGGCAATGGCACGCCGCAAGTACCGGCTCAGGTCGCCGAGGCGATCATTGCCCTCGCGACTCCGCTCACCACGACCGCTGCGGTCACTCCGGCGCAGGCCCAGACAATTCTGGCGCAGAAGGACAATGACCTCACGGTTACCGCCCTTCGTGGTAATGCGTACAGCAACCAGGTGCGGCGCATCCGCGAAGGCGTCGAGCGCTTCCTCATCACGGATATCAATAATCCGGGTGGGTCAGCACAGGCGCAAAGCGAAGTCGAGACGATGTGGGACCACATCAATATCAGCCCGACCGGTTCCGGCGAGTTTAACCACGTGCCGGGCGGTTCGAACATTCTGTTCATGGACGGTCACGTCGAGTTCAAGAAGTACGAACGTAACGGTAAAGGCCCAATTAATGAATTCTGGGCCAATGCGGTCTTCTGGTTCGCGGGCTAG
- a CDS encoding DUF1559 domain-containing protein, producing MVSKRGFTLIELLVVIAIIAILAAILLPALARAREAARRASCQSNLKQMGIVFKMYAGENKETFPRLQGPDIFSLAGLSVGDLGIDCGASDTDNFSFDPYAVYPEYLSDWGVIQCPSDPNSDLAIIAEGCQFAGLATQANASYIYFGYVVDRGDGNDPTVTAPDIGFGSFDISVQVFEGFIALVTGSALGAPKPMNPLGNALDALDTLTHDLEVSPGAGNNGSDTIRRIREGIERFLITDINNPASSAQGQSQVVVLWDQINLNPSGAGEYNHVPGGGNVLYMDGHVEFSKYEALGRFPINNAFASATLWSTGP from the coding sequence ATGGTATCGAAGCGGGGTTTCACGTTGATCGAGCTGCTGGTGGTGATCGCGATTATCGCGATCCTCGCGGCGATTCTCCTGCCAGCATTGGCCCGTGCGCGCGAGGCCGCCCGGCGCGCCAGTTGCCAGAGCAACCTCAAACAGATGGGGATTGTCTTCAAGATGTACGCGGGCGAGAACAAAGAGACCTTCCCACGCCTACAAGGCCCTGACATATTCTCCTTGGCAGGCCTTTCCGTGGGTGACCTGGGCATCGACTGCGGCGCGTCTGACACGGACAACTTTTCATTCGATCCGTATGCGGTATACCCGGAGTACCTATCGGACTGGGGCGTCATCCAGTGCCCTTCGGACCCAAACTCCGACCTTGCTATCATCGCCGAGGGCTGCCAGTTTGCTGGCTTAGCTACTCAGGCCAACGCCAGCTACATCTACTTCGGATATGTCGTGGATCGCGGCGACGGCAACGATCCAACTGTTACGGCGCCGGATATCGGTTTTGGCTCGTTCGACATCTCGGTTCAGGTGTTCGAAGGATTCATCGCGCTGGTCACGGGATCGGCGTTGGGCGCTCCGAAGCCCATGAATCCCTTGGGCAACGCATTGGATGCCTTGGACACGTTGACCCACGACTTGGAGGTTTCCCCAGGCGCGGGGAACAACGGTTCCGACACCATACGCCGGATTCGTGAAGGCATCGAGCGCTTCCTAATCACGGACATTAACAACCCCGCGTCGAGTGCGCAGGGACAAAGCCAAGTCGTCGTACTTTGGGACCAGATAAACCTCAACCCAAGCGGGGCGGGTGAGTACAACCACGTGCCGGGAGGCGGAAACGTGCTGTACATGGATGGACACGTGGAATTCTCGAAGTACGAGGCGCTCGGCAGGTTCCCCATCAACAACGCGTTTGCCAGCGCAACGCTGTGGTCCACGGGCCCTTAA
- the pbpC gene encoding penicillin-binding protein 1C, with the protein MHASGQIVRIAVAAWRRRRWFIAGACAAGVALVTGLLWPMDTNRYLNAGASPQMLDRDGKLLYAFLNDEQQWRFPRALDEISPYIVQATVAVEDQRYWEHPGVDAFAIARAILQNVFRARIHSGASTITMQVVKLADDSDRTVFGKLAQAWQSLRLERNADKDAILDAYLNSAPYGLNLVGCEAAARRYFGKPASELTLSEAATLAALPKSPVGLMPLKHPDAAKARRGYVLDRMAAEGFISDDDCVRAKGDALTAAWNEFPQLAPHLAMRIASSAKPIMSTQTTLVYALQERMENEVTEYLKQFDNDVSNAAAIVVDAETAQILARVGSADFFGTPGGGQVDACRAPRSPGSALKPFTYALGIERNVLYSTEMLLDDSLDYGLYNPENYDGKYRGLVSASYALRRSLNVPAVNVLDRLGYDDLHRFLQNAGITTLVKPADYYGLGLTLGNCEIRLDELAAAYCTIANLGEYRPLQDVAGASPTPVRVISEGACLSVYGMLDQELPNEFQRDIVRARGYVPRICWKTGTSTGNHDAWAFVFNRHYVVGVWLGNNDATPSKYLVGARAALPLAAQLFRSLPRKAMSDWPEAGNAMRTVKLCADTGLPAAPWCPHASTDILPAAQFLNRKCDVHYPSPSGDGAVQRWPASAKGWDLANVNATIATVRGDATRKEGFRILAPTNNAEFVLTREANSDRIRLRSSADGSTTVHWYLDGEHIGVSGPGTPLFLDLGDGEHQLACMTASGATDTVTFSVAAPYAPQTFRTAHAQ; encoded by the coding sequence ATGCATGCTTCCGGCCAGATAGTCCGCATCGCAGTTGCCGCTTGGCGGCGCAGGCGCTGGTTCATCGCCGGCGCGTGCGCCGCCGGCGTTGCGTTGGTCACAGGCCTGCTCTGGCCCATGGATACAAACCGCTATTTGAACGCCGGCGCATCGCCGCAGATGCTTGACCGCGACGGCAAATTACTCTACGCCTTCCTGAACGACGAACAACAATGGCGGTTTCCCCGCGCGCTCGACGAAATCAGTCCGTATATTGTCCAAGCGACGGTTGCGGTCGAAGACCAACGCTATTGGGAACATCCCGGTGTCGATGCGTTCGCGATTGCCCGTGCGATCCTTCAGAACGTGTTTCGCGCGCGCATCCATTCCGGCGCTTCGACGATCACAATGCAGGTCGTCAAGCTGGCGGACGATTCGGACCGGACCGTATTCGGAAAGCTCGCGCAAGCGTGGCAATCGCTTCGTCTCGAACGCAACGCGGATAAGGATGCGATCCTCGACGCGTATCTGAACAGCGCGCCGTATGGACTCAACCTTGTCGGGTGCGAAGCGGCCGCGCGCCGCTACTTTGGGAAGCCGGCAAGCGAACTGACCCTATCGGAAGCGGCGACGTTAGCGGCGCTGCCCAAGTCGCCGGTTGGACTCATGCCATTAAAGCATCCTGACGCGGCGAAGGCGCGCCGTGGCTACGTGCTTGACCGCATGGCAGCCGAAGGTTTCATATCGGACGACGATTGCGTGCGGGCGAAGGGCGACGCGCTGACCGCGGCGTGGAACGAATTCCCGCAGCTTGCCCCCCACCTTGCCATGCGTATTGCGTCATCCGCCAAACCGATCATGTCCACACAAACGACGCTGGTTTATGCGTTGCAGGAACGCATGGAAAACGAAGTAACGGAATACCTCAAACAATTTGATAACGACGTGAGCAACGCCGCCGCGATCGTGGTGGACGCCGAGACCGCGCAAATCTTGGCGCGCGTCGGTTCCGCTGACTTCTTCGGTACGCCCGGCGGCGGCCAGGTCGACGCCTGCCGCGCGCCGCGTTCGCCGGGCTCGGCACTGAAACCGTTCACGTACGCGCTCGGAATCGAACGGAACGTCCTCTACTCCACGGAAATGTTGTTGGACGACTCGCTCGATTACGGACTGTACAACCCCGAGAACTACGACGGTAAGTACCGCGGGTTGGTGTCGGCCAGTTACGCGCTCCGGCGCTCACTCAATGTGCCCGCCGTAAATGTTCTTGATCGGCTTGGGTACGACGACCTGCACCGCTTTCTGCAGAATGCCGGGATAACGACGCTGGTGAAACCGGCGGACTATTACGGGCTGGGTCTCACGCTGGGCAACTGCGAGATTCGGCTCGACGAACTCGCCGCCGCATACTGCACGATCGCCAACCTGGGCGAATACCGTCCGTTGCAGGACGTTGCCGGCGCATCCCCTACGCCGGTCCGCGTTATTTCCGAGGGCGCCTGCCTCTCGGTCTACGGCATGCTTGATCAGGAACTTCCCAACGAGTTTCAGCGCGACATCGTCCGCGCGCGAGGATACGTACCGCGCATCTGCTGGAAGACGGGAACCTCGACGGGTAACCACGACGCATGGGCCTTCGTGTTCAATCGGCACTACGTTGTGGGCGTCTGGCTGGGTAACAACGATGCCACGCCATCGAAATACCTCGTGGGCGCACGCGCGGCGCTGCCGCTTGCCGCGCAATTGTTCCGCTCCCTCCCAAGAAAGGCAATGTCCGATTGGCCCGAAGCGGGAAACGCCATGCGCACCGTCAAGCTCTGCGCGGACACTGGACTTCCCGCGGCGCCGTGGTGCCCGCACGCATCAACGGATATCCTGCCCGCCGCTCAGTTCTTGAACCGAAAGTGCGACGTGCATTACCCAAGCCCCAGCGGCGACGGCGCCGTTCAACGCTGGCCCGCCTCCGCCAAAGGCTGGGATTTGGCGAATGTAAACGCAACGATAGCGACCGTTCGGGGCGATGCGACACGTAAAGAAGGTTTCCGAATTCTCGCGCCCACCAACAATGCGGAGTTCGTGCTAACCCGCGAGGCGAACTCAGACCGCATACGGCTGCGCTCCTCCGCGGATGGTTCGACGACCGTCCACTGGTACCTGGATGGAGAACACATTGGGGTCTCGGGACCCGGCACTCCGCTGTTTCTCGATCTCGGCGACGGTGAACACCAACTCGCGTGCATGACGGCGTCGGGCGCTACGGACACGGTAACGTTTTCTGTTGCCGCGCCGTACGCACCCCAGACCTTCCGAACGGCGCACGCTCAATAG
- the rimO gene encoding 30S ribosomal protein S12 methylthiotransferase RimO, translating to MRVGLYTLGCDKNTVDNEYLAGMLEDKGCEVDFIDDAGGDLPFDAVVVTTCGFIGDAKRQSVEALYEFTERKKENALRVFATGCLAQRYADDLLKELPNLDGLVGVGQYERLTELILDGRPAPVRNVRETPRVEIEHFMRRKRVDSKPYSFLKISDGCNHGCTFCSIPIMKGRHTSVPVEVLLDEARSLISEGVKEFILVAQDLADYGRDWSRECRLPDLLRALCALEGEFWVRCMYVYPMGITDEFLDLMANEPKIVPYLDVPLQHLDPETLRRMNRPSKDVNTFKLVERIRARIPHIALRTTMIVGFPGETRQAHQNMLAGMRELRFNWLGAFQYSLEEDTPAGRMSGQISSATKKRRWEKAMETQVEITAAWNQARVGSRVRVLVESRDPESGRWVGRTPSEAPEIDGVAYVDSSRCLHPGDIVEAQIIGADTYDIHTCDIGPPNLAASFQDSR from the coding sequence ATGCGCGTTGGCCTTTACACACTTGGTTGCGACAAGAACACCGTGGACAACGAGTATCTCGCAGGGATGCTCGAGGACAAGGGTTGCGAGGTGGATTTCATTGACGACGCGGGCGGCGATTTGCCGTTCGATGCGGTCGTCGTAACTACGTGCGGTTTCATTGGCGACGCCAAGCGGCAGTCGGTCGAAGCGCTGTACGAATTCACCGAACGCAAGAAGGAGAATGCACTGCGCGTCTTCGCGACGGGATGCCTTGCGCAACGCTACGCAGACGACCTCTTGAAAGAATTGCCAAACCTCGATGGCCTCGTCGGCGTTGGCCAATACGAGCGCCTTACCGAACTGATCCTCGACGGCCGGCCCGCGCCGGTTCGTAACGTGCGGGAAACCCCGCGTGTCGAGATCGAGCACTTCATGCGCCGCAAGCGGGTGGACTCGAAGCCCTACTCCTTCCTGAAGATTTCCGACGGATGCAATCACGGCTGCACGTTCTGCTCGATTCCCATTATGAAGGGCCGTCACACCTCCGTACCGGTAGAAGTCCTGCTCGACGAAGCGCGCTCGCTCATCTCGGAGGGTGTCAAGGAGTTCATCCTGGTTGCGCAAGACCTTGCCGACTACGGGCGCGACTGGAGCCGGGAGTGCCGCTTGCCAGACTTGTTGCGCGCACTGTGCGCGTTGGAGGGTGAATTTTGGGTGCGGTGCATGTACGTGTATCCCATGGGTATTACGGACGAATTCCTCGACCTCATGGCCAATGAACCGAAGATCGTCCCATACCTCGATGTCCCGCTCCAGCACCTCGATCCCGAGACGCTGCGGCGCATGAACCGACCATCGAAGGATGTAAACACGTTCAAGCTCGTCGAGCGCATCCGGGCACGTATCCCGCACATCGCGTTGCGCACGACCATGATCGTAGGGTTTCCCGGCGAGACGCGTCAGGCGCACCAGAACATGCTTGCGGGCATGCGTGAGCTTCGATTTAACTGGCTGGGCGCGTTTCAGTACTCCCTCGAGGAGGACACCCCGGCCGGCCGAATGAGCGGTCAGATTAGCAGCGCGACCAAGAAGCGCCGTTGGGAAAAGGCGATGGAAACACAGGTCGAGATTACCGCCGCCTGGAACCAGGCCCGCGTCGGCTCCCGCGTTCGGGTCCTTGTCGAATCCCGGGACCCCGAATCCGGCCGGTGGGTTGGACGGACCCCCTCCGAGGCACCCGAAATCGACGGCGTCGCCTACGTGGATTCGTCGCGCTGCCTACACCCTGGAGACATCGTCGAGGCCCAGATAATCGGGGCCGACACCTACGACATCCATACCTGCGATATCGGCCCCCCAAACCTCGCCGCGTCCTTTCAGGACAGCCGCTGA
- a CDS encoding molybdenum cofactor biosynthesis protein MoaE encodes MFALSSEPIDTSLLRPRFEKSHAGAFATFEGWVRDHNIGRSVVRLEYEAYASVAEKEGNAIIAEARKTFAVLDAQCIHRIGSLTIGDMAVWVGASAAHRDAAFDACRYIIDEVKARVPIWKKEYYADGDSGWVNCDARG; translated from the coding sequence ATGTTCGCGTTATCGAGCGAACCGATCGATACATCCCTGTTGCGGCCCCGGTTCGAGAAGTCCCATGCAGGCGCGTTCGCGACGTTCGAAGGGTGGGTTCGCGATCATAATATTGGACGTTCGGTAGTCCGGCTCGAGTACGAGGCCTACGCAAGCGTGGCGGAGAAGGAAGGGAACGCAATAATCGCCGAGGCGCGAAAGACGTTCGCAGTATTGGACGCGCAATGTATCCATCGGATCGGCTCGCTCACGATCGGCGATATGGCCGTGTGGGTGGGGGCTTCAGCGGCCCACCGGGACGCCGCGTTCGATGCGTGCCGGTACATCATCGACGAAGTAAAGGCGCGAGTGCCGATCTGGAAAAAAGAATACTACGCCGACGGCGACTCGGGCTGGGTTAACTGCGACGCGCGTGGTTAA
- a CDS encoding DUF1559 domain-containing protein — MKSKRGFTLIELLVVIAIIAILAAILLPALARAREAARRASCQNNLKQMGIVFKMYSGESAGEKFPPVHGPEPWFLAGLSFPGASDGSCDEDDQPDVSVAALSVYPEYLTDWKVLICPSDPDNTMGIVGDIDDDFSPDPGVLCGAYTGIASDHDESYVYTGYIFDLWDADDLIITAPIDVGNGTPQVPAQVAEAIIALAVPLTTQAAVTPAQAQTILATKDNDLTVTALRGNAYSNQVRRFREGVERFLITDINNPGGSAQAQSEVETMWDHININVTGGGEFNHVPGGSNVLFMDGHVEFKKYERAGKGPINEFWANAVFWFAG, encoded by the coding sequence ATGAAATCGAAACGCGGTTTCACCCTGATTGAATTGTTGGTGGTGATTGCCATCATCGCAATTCTCGCGGCGATTCTGCTGCCGGCCCTCGCGCGTGCACGCGAAGCGGCCCGGCGCGCAAGTTGCCAAAACAATCTGAAGCAAATGGGTATTGTGTTCAAGATGTACTCCGGCGAAAGCGCTGGCGAAAAGTTCCCGCCGGTCCACGGTCCCGAGCCGTGGTTCTTGGCCGGGCTCAGCTTCCCCGGCGCGTCGGACGGATCGTGCGACGAAGACGATCAGCCAGACGTCTCTGTCGCCGCGCTGTCCGTGTACCCGGAATACCTGACAGACTGGAAAGTCTTGATATGTCCCTCGGATCCGGACAACACGATGGGTATCGTCGGCGACATCGACGATGACTTCAGCCCGGATCCAGGCGTGCTCTGCGGCGCTTACACGGGTATAGCGTCGGACCATGACGAAAGCTACGTCTACACCGGCTATATCTTCGACCTGTGGGACGCGGACGACCTGATCATCACGGCCCCGATTGACGTCGGCAACGGCACCCCGCAAGTTCCGGCGCAGGTCGCGGAAGCGATCATCGCCCTTGCGGTGCCGCTGACCACCCAGGCGGCGGTTACGCCTGCGCAGGCGCAGACAATTCTCGCGACGAAGGACAACGACCTCACGGTTACTGCCCTTCGTGGCAATGCGTACAGCAACCAGGTCCGTCGCTTCCGTGAAGGCGTCGAGCGCTTCCTCATCACCGACATCAACAACCCGGGTGGTTCCGCCCAGGCGCAGAGTGAAGTCGAAACGATGTGGGATCACATCAACATCAACGTGACCGGCGGTGGCGAATTCAACCACGTGCCGGGCGGCTCGAACGTGCTGTTCATGGACGGTCACGTCGAGTTCAAGAAGTACGAGCGTGCCGGCAAAGGCCCGATCAACGAATTCTGGGCGAATGCCGTCTTCTGGTTCGCCGGTTAG